GGAGTGCTATTATAGGTTTGCGGAACATATTAGCTCATGAATATGGAGAGATTCTCACAGAACGAATCTGACTGGTGGCAGTAAGGGACCTGAAAGGACTTGTTGAAGAGTTGCTTCCCCATCTTAGAAGGTTAGGGTACAACGGTGATATCCCCTAATTGCTTGGTTAACTTCATTTAGTAATTCAATTCTGAAAGATCTCAGATGTGATTCATATGGATTCAGAAACTTCAAAAACTATAGACTGAGGGTCAGAGCCTTATGTGCTTAAATTGGATAGGTACCCCTGTTAATGGTGTAGAGCCAGAAATGGCGCCTCGACGAGGACTCGAACCTCGGACCTAGTGGTTAACAGCCACCCGCTCTACCAACTGAGCTATCGAGGCGCGCATTGATGGAGGGGAAAAATACGCTCTGTAATCCGATTCGTCAAGCTGTCTGGACTTGATATGCGGGTATATTTCAGACGCTGATATGGTTCAGTTGTTTTCGGAAATATGGAGTGTGCATTGGAAGCTTAGAAGGTTACAATGAAAATGGTTGGCCAGTTCTTGCCGGTAAGAAGGAAAGCTTCCCTTTCCGGGTCCCAGGCGATTCCGTTCAGCACTCCTGCGTTTATCCTTTTGGAGATTGGCAGAAGGGATGAAGCGTCGATAAGAGCTGTGACGTTTCCTGTTTGAGGGTTTATCCTGTAAATGTTATCCGAATAGTACTTGTTGGCGTATATGGAACCTCCGGCATATTCCAGCTCGTTCAGAAGGTCGATCGATCCGCCGTCAATATTCACATCGATTGTTTTAAGAGTATTAAAACTGTTGATATCCCTGAAACTGAGAGTTGAACTGCCATCGCTGGTGACAACTGTGCTGCTGCTGACCGAGCAGATTCCCCAGCCATCGGTCT
The sequence above is a segment of the Candidatus Aegiribacteria sp. genome. Coding sequences within it:
- a CDS encoding glutaminyl-peptide cyclotransferase: MIITLSIVIVSCSGTGGPDPGPIVPETLYVNVIGTLPHDTTAYTQGLEIHDGILWESTGGYGSSALRSIDPSSGSVIETYPLPDTLFGEGITILNENIYQLTWRSGLVLEWDVQNPVLQVSDTIETDGWGICSVSSSTVVTSDGSSTLSFRDINSFNTLKTIDVNIDGGSIDLLNELEYAGGSIYANKYYSDNIYRINPQTGNVTALIDASSLLPISKRINAGVLNGIAWDPEREAFLLTGKNWPTIFIVTF